The Ensifer adhaerens genome contains a region encoding:
- a CDS encoding ABC transporter permease — translation MSARPLALSSRIPPGLAHAGLLWPSLGIILAFMVAPIAIMLTYSFLVPGAYGGVEWTFSTAAYEQILFERDFLDDSLTFTPDYLIIVARSLTQATVATLLCLVISVPTAYYIATRSDRVKNIWLFLITIPYWVNLLIRTIALLFVLRDDGPINSALIDVGVIGQPLALSYNGFAISLGLIYSFLPFMVLPLYSAFERFDFRLLEAAYDLYASRKVAFFRIVLPVMRPGLIAGSLLVFIPSVGSYLAPDILGGGKTLMIGNLIGTQFQAARNWPFGAALSMILLTITLIVLLWLARRAAQQQQSN, via the coding sequence ATGAGCGCCCGGCCTCTCGCTCTTTCCTCGCGCATCCCGCCGGGGCTCGCCCATGCCGGTCTGCTCTGGCCGTCGCTCGGCATCATCCTGGCGTTCATGGTCGCGCCGATTGCGATCATGCTCACCTATTCCTTCCTCGTGCCAGGTGCCTATGGTGGCGTCGAGTGGACGTTTTCGACGGCGGCCTACGAGCAAATCCTGTTCGAGCGTGATTTCCTCGACGACAGCCTGACGTTCACACCCGACTATTTGATCATCGTGGCCCGCTCGCTCACGCAGGCGACCGTCGCGACGCTTCTCTGCCTCGTCATCAGCGTCCCGACCGCCTACTACATCGCGACCCGCTCCGATCGGGTAAAGAACATCTGGCTGTTCCTGATCACCATTCCTTACTGGGTGAACCTGCTGATCCGCACCATTGCGCTGCTCTTTGTGCTGCGGGACGACGGTCCGATCAACAGCGCGTTGATCGACGTTGGCGTGATCGGTCAGCCCCTGGCACTGAGCTACAACGGCTTCGCCATCTCGCTTGGCCTGATCTACTCGTTTCTGCCTTTCATGGTGCTGCCGCTTTACTCGGCCTTCGAGCGTTTCGACTTCCGGCTCCTGGAGGCGGCTTACGATCTCTACGCCAGCCGAAAGGTCGCCTTCTTCCGAATCGTGCTGCCGGTCATGCGGCCGGGCCTGATTGCGGGCAGCCTGCTCGTCTTCATCCCCTCCGTCGGTTCCTACCTGGCGCCCGACATTCTCGGTGGCGGCAAGACGCTGATGATCGGCAACCTCATCGGCACGCAGTTCCAGGCGGCGCGCAACTGGCCGTTCGGTGCGGCTCTGTCGATGATCCTGCTCACCATCACCCTCATCGTCCTTCTCTGGCTTGCGCGCCGCGCCGCGCAGCAGCAGCAATCGAACTAA
- a CDS encoding extracellular solute-binding protein, with the protein MKKAAVLTALLASTVSAPAFAAGDLFIYTWGEYTPPEMVEKFEKTYGVKVHIDTYDSMETMLAKLKSGAGGYDIIVPGHDTMTILIGEKLLEPINVAAMPNYQHVDEMWRDVFWDKGRLYSAPWAWGSTGLAVDRDIVKGDDTSLKILFEPDDAVKGKINMLRDVNDVINMALRYLGKPRCNDNPEDLKAVLDLLSTQKQFVKSYNSETKELLVSGEAAVSMSWNGYAMRARDERPSIEYIYPKEGYTGWMDNVAVPKGAPDLENAKLWINFVMDPENAAMITNYARYANGIKGSEAFVDKALAGAPELSPPESAPAPEFLTACTPAVTKLYDRVWTKLLR; encoded by the coding sequence ATGAAAAAAGCTGCCGTTTTGACTGCCCTGCTTGCCTCGACCGTGAGCGCACCCGCCTTCGCCGCTGGTGACCTCTTCATCTACACCTGGGGCGAATACACGCCGCCCGAAATGGTGGAGAAATTCGAGAAGACCTATGGGGTCAAGGTGCATATCGACACCTACGATTCGATGGAGACCATGCTCGCCAAGCTGAAGTCGGGCGCAGGCGGCTACGACATCATCGTGCCCGGCCACGATACGATGACGATCCTGATCGGCGAGAAGCTGCTCGAGCCGATCAACGTTGCGGCGATGCCGAACTACCAGCATGTCGACGAGATGTGGCGGGACGTCTTCTGGGACAAGGGGCGCCTCTATTCGGCACCCTGGGCCTGGGGTTCGACCGGTCTTGCCGTCGATCGCGATATCGTCAAGGGCGACGACACGTCGCTGAAGATCCTGTTCGAGCCGGATGACGCGGTGAAGGGCAAGATTAACATGCTGCGCGACGTCAACGACGTCATCAACATGGCGCTGCGCTACCTCGGCAAGCCACGCTGCAACGACAATCCCGAGGACCTGAAAGCGGTGCTCGACCTGCTTTCGACGCAGAAACAATTCGTCAAGAGCTACAACTCCGAGACCAAGGAACTGCTGGTTTCGGGCGAGGCTGCCGTTTCCATGAGCTGGAACGGCTACGCCATGCGTGCTCGCGACGAGAGACCGTCGATCGAGTACATCTACCCGAAGGAAGGCTACACCGGCTGGATGGACAATGTCGCCGTTCCGAAGGGCGCGCCGGACCTCGAGAACGCCAAGCTCTGGATCAACTTCGTCATGGATCCGGAAAACGCGGCCATGATCACCAACTACGCCCGCTATGCCAACGGCATCAAGGGCTCCGAAGCCTTTGTCGACAAGGCGCTCGCAGGCGCCCCGGAACTGAGCCCGCCCGAGAGCGCGCCGGCGCCGGAATTCCTGACCGCCTGCACACCCGCCGTCACCAAACTTTACGACCGCGTCTGGACCAAGCTTCTGCGCTGA
- a CDS encoding ABC transporter permease, translated as MSTARLRDLRVFPGFGLLSVGCVVFLYAPIVVLAIYSFNDGRSVTRWAGFSFRWYQTVFANQNIQTAAINSVVIAVIAATVATVFALGAAIATVNGKKGGGEGAYVVLTFPLMVPEIVTAVASLVFFVAVGISLGFATILIAHIVFCIPFAYLPIKARLESMDATLPSAAADLYASPAKAFLRITLPLLLPGLVSGWLLAFIISLDDFIITALVAGPGATTLPLHIYGMLRLGMTPEVNAISTLMLAASTVLVLISGLLGQAGRKH; from the coding sequence ATGTCCACCGCCCGCTTGCGCGACCTGCGCGTCTTTCCAGGCTTCGGCCTTCTCTCCGTCGGCTGCGTCGTCTTCCTCTATGCGCCGATCGTCGTCCTTGCGATCTACTCCTTCAACGATGGCCGCTCGGTCACCCGCTGGGCCGGCTTTTCGTTCCGCTGGTACCAGACCGTCTTTGCCAACCAGAACATCCAGACGGCGGCCATCAATTCGGTGGTGATTGCCGTCATCGCGGCGACCGTCGCTACGGTCTTTGCGCTCGGGGCCGCTATCGCGACCGTCAACGGCAAGAAGGGCGGCGGCGAGGGGGCCTATGTCGTGCTCACCTTTCCGCTGATGGTGCCGGAAATCGTCACCGCTGTCGCCTCGCTGGTCTTTTTTGTCGCCGTCGGCATCAGCCTCGGCTTCGCGACCATCCTGATCGCCCATATCGTCTTCTGCATCCCCTTTGCCTATCTGCCGATCAAGGCACGGCTCGAAAGCATGGACGCGACGCTGCCTTCGGCGGCGGCCGACCTTTACGCCTCCCCGGCCAAGGCGTTCCTGCGCATCACCCTGCCGTTGCTGCTGCCAGGCCTCGTCTCTGGCTGGCTACTCGCCTTCATCATCTCGCTCGACGATTTCATCATCACCGCACTCGTCGCCGGTCCCGGCGCCACGACCCTGCCGCTGCACATCTACGGCATGCTCCGGCTCGGCATGACGCCCGAGGTCAACGCGATCTCGACGCTGATGCTCGCCGCCTCGACCGTGCTGGTGCTGATTTCGGGGCTGTTGGGGCAGGCGGGTCGCAAGCACTGA